A single Mangifera indica cultivar Alphonso chromosome 20, CATAS_Mindica_2.1, whole genome shotgun sequence DNA region contains:
- the LOC123204735 gene encoding uncharacterized protein LOC123204735, whose translation MVIMSSYCGTTTSITDTNGVRFTEKNLPTSPLLRCRSRRWRHNRTVTAIVLVAALFLSTTAWLSLVFSATTIRCWLCFKNWEVSPHSHFHSHYKPSLASFPSPPPPPPPPSPSPSYTSRNRSMSEREGEEGLSLKHIVFGIAGSSRLWKQRKELMRLWWLPNMRGHVWLEKMVPFEKGDDSLPPSRLSEDISRFRYTNPTGHPSGLRISRIVIECFRLRLPNVRWFVLGDDDTIFNIDNLVAVLSKYNPSEMVYIGSPSESHSANTYFSHSMAYGGAGIAISYPLAEALSKIHDDCIERYPDFYGSDDRLHACITELGIPLTVEHGFHQWDIRGNAHGLLSSHPIVPFVSIHHVEAVDPFYPGLTSLDSLKLFSKAMKKDPGSFLQRSICYDWAGRYTISVSLGYVVQVYPNIVLPRDLDRSEQTYSAWNRISHRNEFDFDTRDPNRSVCKKPILFFLKDIDGQGNATVGSYVRATGKDNLKRKFLCFLHSTPLRYIKKIQVLGYPPRKNWHLVPRRFCCKINKFEDEILKITVGQCGNGALSSVTDSM comes from the exons ATGGTGATAATGTCGTCTTATTGTGGGACTACTACTTCTATTACTGATACTAACGGTGTCCGTTTCACGGAGAAGAATTTACCTACCTCACCGCTTCTTCGCTGTCGAAGCCGTCGATGGCGGCATAACCGTACTGTCACTGCTATTGTTTTGGTTGCTGCACTTTTCCTCTCCACCACGGCCTGGCTGTCTCTCGTCTTCTCCGCCACCACTATCCGTTGCTGGTTATGTTTTAAGAACTGGGAAGTAAGCCCCCATTCGCATTTTCATTCTCATTATAAACCCTCATTAGCATCATTTCCCTCTCCGCCTCCGCCTCCACCTCCGCCTTCGCCTTCGCCTTCATACACATCTCGCAATCGCAGCATGTCTGAGCGGGAAGGAGAAGAGGGGTTGTCTCTCAAGCATATAGTCTTCGGAATTGCTGGATCGTCTCGCCTCTGGAAACAGCGTAAGGAGTTGATGAGATTGTGGTGGCTTCCCAACATGCGTGGCCATGTCTGGTTGGAGAAAATGGTGCCGTTTGAGAAGGGCGATGATTCCTTACCACCTTCCAGGCTTTCCGAGGACATTTCCCGCTTCCGCTATACCAATCCCACGGGCCATCCTTCTGGACTTCGGATCTCTCGCATTGTAATCGAATGTTTTCGCCTCCGACTTCCAAATGTTCGCTGGTTTGTTCTCGGTGATGACGATACCATTTTCAATATTGATAATCTCGTTGCTGTTCTTAGCAAGTATAATCCTTCTGAGATGGTGTACATAGGTAGCCCTTCTGAGAGCCACTCTGCTAATACCTATTTTAGTCACTCTATGGCCTATGGAGGTGCTGGGATTGCCATTAGCTACCCGCTCGCTGAAGCCCTCTCCAAAATTCATGATGATTGTATTGAGAGATATCCTGATTTCTATGGAAGTGATGACCGGTTACATGCCTGCATTACCGAACTAGGTATTCCGTTAACTGTAGAGCATGGCTTTCATCAG TGGGATATCAGGGGTAATGCTCACGGTCTTTTATCCTCTCACCCTATAGTACCATTTGTTTCTATTCATCATGTTGAAGCTGTAGATCCTTTTTATCCTGGTTTGACATCTTTGGATAGTTTAAAACTCTTCTCCAAAGCCATGAAAAAGGATCCTGGGAGCTTTTTACAGAGATCAATTTGCTATGACTGGGCAGGGCGATATACAATTTCAGTTTCACTTGGTTATGTTGTTCAAGTCTACCCTAACATTGTGCTTCCTCGTGACCTGGACCGCTCTGAGCAGACTTACTCTGCTTGGAACAGAATAAGTCACCGcaatgaatttgattttgataccAGGGATCCTAATAGATCTGTTTGTAAAAAGccgattttatttttcttgaaagaTATAGATGGACAAGGCAATGCTACAGTGGGATCATATGTACGAGCTACAggaaaagataatttgaaaagaaaatttctctGCTTCCTACATTCAACTCCTCTGCGTTACATCAAGAAAATCCAGGTTTTGGGGTATCCTCCCAGGAAGAATTGGCATTTG GTACCTCGTAGATTTTGTTGCAAGATAAACAAATTTGAGGATGAAATCCTTAAAATAACGGTTGGCCAGTGTGGGAATGGAGCTTTAAGCTCTGTTACTGATTCTATGTGA